Proteins from one Setaria italica strain Yugu1 chromosome V, Setaria_italica_v2.0, whole genome shotgun sequence genomic window:
- the LOC101754897 gene encoding myosin-17 isoform X5 yields the protein MASMLNIVIGSHVWVEDKDLAWVDGEVFRIDGQNAHVRTTKGKTVIANISDIHPKDTEAPPGGVDDMTRLSYLHEPGVLDNLAVRYAKNIIYTYTGNILIAINPFQRLPNLVDSRTMEKYKGANLGDLDPHVFAIADVSYRQMINEGKSNSILVSGESGAGKTETTKLLMRYLAFLGGRSGTGERTVEQQVLESNPVLEAFGNAKTVRNNNSSRFGKFVEIQFDKSGKISGAAIRTYLLERSRVCQINSPERNYHCFYFLCAAPSEDLKKYKLGDPSSFHYLNQSACIKVDGINDAEEYLATRNAMYTVGITEQEQEAIFRVVAAVLHLGNINFAKGREVDSSVIKDDKSRFHLNTAGELLMCDCGKLENALINREINTPEGVITTTVGPNSATISRDGLAKQIYSRLFDWLVNRINASIGQDPDSNKLIGVLDIYGFESFKTNSFEQLCINFTNEKLQQHFNQNVFKMEQEEYTREQINWSYIEFVDNQDVLDLIEKKPGGIIALLDEACMFPKSTHETLSQKLYEKFKNHKRFTKPKLSRTAFTIQHYAGDVTYQSDQFLDKNKDYVVAEHQELLNASKCSFVSVLFPPATEENTKSSKSSIASRFKMQLHELMETLSSTEPHYIRCIKPNSVLKPAIFENTNVLQQLRCSGVLEAIRISCAGYPTRKLFHDFLHRFRVLAPEILKEKNDEKVACQKILDKIGLQGYQIGRTKVFLRAGQMAELDARRTEMRNNAARGVQSQYRTHVAREQFLVLRDASICLQSFVRARLACKQHEFLRQQAAALRIQKTTRWYFAWKTYCQLRLSAVTLQAGLRAMSARNEFNFRKRNKASVHIQSQWRCHRDYSNYMKLKRAALTYQCAWRRRVARKELRKLKMAARDTQALKVAKEKLEERVEELTSRLGLEKKLRADLEKSKEEEVSKLKVALHEMEQRVEEVKAMQEQESAKKAVEEALAQEREKISLLTTEIEGLKALLVAEREENDVAKKAHANALEMNEELNKKVSDADEKIKQFNDTVQRLEGTIREGETLLLTERQQNEAASATLAESQARNGALVSKLEDAVKQNDLLQETVQRFEEAMKNLESSLTFEKQQHEASLVELAEAREKIEELQREVGDTDEKSTLLQTAIQSLEERLREKEALLATERQESEATKKSLSESEDRNQELLMKTEVTEKEIAHFQETIQRHEENMAALETSLRSERQQNDAIMKQQADSQAEIGELQRKLEDADGRNKLLQDSLQRLEEDATAREALMVTERQENEVTKKTLTEALDQIEELVKEVECANHSVHQLQDSIQRLEQSAVAREATLLTERQEKDAISKALAEAQGRIEGLLKEIYSASRKTDQLQNTIERLEQEATAKEALLLTEKQAHEATRKTLSEVQERNEELLKNIHDNDKHILQLQFTIQRLEETTVANENLLLREREQNDATSKAHVESQEKYEELLKKFVDVDRKIDLLQGTIERLGENTTTKDALLLSERHEKDAVKKALTEADEKNEELLMKVEDANEKIEHLQTMIIKLEDNVAAKDVSLEAAMKENDTIRKSLTEAQERNDELLKKISDSEYRIHLLQDTVQKLQVDAISRLSSFVMEKQESDAAKRAVTEAHERNEDLLKRNEDLLKRNDDLIKKIEESSKIVIQLQEALQRIEGKAANLEAENQALRQQATATPPSTAKSPASRSKITRIHRSPENGHILNGDMRQTEMKPSTSTSEAITSAGNVPDSGDQKEFEHGEKLQRIPRQKYQPSHHQQPQDDQQWLLTCISQYLGFSGSKPVAALLIYQCLLHWKSFEAMKTGVFDSILHAINSATEAQNDMRTLAYWLSNLSTLTVLLQRSFKTTRTAISTPRRRFSSERIFHGNQAPNAGLAYLSGQSAVGSAGLLQVEAKYPALLFKQQLVDLIEKVYGMISDSVKKELNPLLELCIQDPRTSHSSLAKGHLNGMGQQNQLTHWLGIVKILTSYLDVLKANHVPSILVHKLFTQIFSLIDVQLFNRLLLRRECCSFSNGEYVRAGLAELKHWSDNATREFAGSAWEALRHIRQAVDFLVISLKPMRTLREIRTDVCPALSIQQLERIVSMYWDDVNGTNTISAEFTSSLKSAVREESNMATSFSILLDDDSSIPFSLDDITKTLPAIEVADDDLLPFVHENPSFAFLLQRGE from the exons ATG GCTTCGATGCTAAACATTGTTATAGGCTCTCATGTATGGGTGGAAGATAAAGATTTAGCCTGGGTTGATGGTGAGGTATTCCGAATTGATGGTCAAAATGCCCATGTTCGCACAACCAAGGGGAAGACG GTCATTGCAAATATATCAGATATACACCCTAAAGACACAGAAGCACCACCTGGTGGAGTGGATGACATGACAAGGCTATCATACTTGCATGAGCCTGGAGTTTTAGATAACCTGGCTGTCAGATATGCAAAAAATATCATTTAT ACCTACACTGGCAATATTCTGATTGCAATAAATCCATTCCAAAGGCTGCCTAATCTGGTTGATTCCCGTACTATGGAAAAATACAAAGGTGCAAATCTTGGTGACCTGGATCCTCACGTATTTGCAATAGCTGATGTCTCTTACAG GCAAATGATAAATGAAGGAAAGAGTAACTCCATTTTGGTCAGTGGTGAAAGTGGTGCTGGTAAGACTGAAACTACAAAATTGCTGATGAGATATCTTGCATTCCTGGGTGGGCGATCTGGAACAGGAGAGAGGACAGTTGAACAACAAGTTTTAGAA TCTAATCCAGTCCTTGAAGCTTTTGGGAATGCGAAAACCGTTCGGAACAACAACTCAAG TCGATTTGGTAAATTTGTTGAAATCCAGTTTGACAAGAGCGGAAAGATATCTGGTGCTGCCATTAGGACTTACTTGCTTGAGAGATCTCGAGTCTGCCAAATTAATAGCCCAGAGAGAAACTACCATTGCTTTTACTTCCTGTGTGCCGCACCATCtgag GATCTTAAGAAGTATAAGCTTGGGGACCCATCTTCATTTCACTATCTCAACCAATCAGCTTGCATTAAAGTTGATGGAATCAATGATGCTGAGGAATATCTTGCAACAAGAAATGCAATGTATACCGTTGGCATCACTGAACAAGAACAG GAAGCTATATTCCGGGTTGTTGCTGCTGTGCTTCATCTTGGAAACATAAATTTTGCAAAAGGGAGAGAGGTTGATTCATCTGTAATAAAGGATGACAAATCTAGATTCCATCTTAATACAGCAGGAGAGCTCTTGAT GTGTGATTGTGGGAAGTTGGAGAATGCCTTGATAAATAGGGAAATTAATACACCAGAAGGAGTGATTACCACTACAGTTGGTCCGAATTCTGCTACTATTAGCCGGGATGGTTTAGCAAAGCAGATATACTCTCGATTATTTGACTG GCTTGTAAACAGAATAAATGCATCAATAGGACAAGACCCAGACTCGAACAAACTGATTGGGGTACTTGATATATATGGTTTTGAAAGTTTTAAAACCAACAG TTTTGAACAACTGTGCATCAATTTCACCAATGAAAAACTCCAGCAACATTTTAATCAG AATGTCTTCAAAATGGAACAAGAGGAATACACAAGGGAGCAGATTAATTGGAGTTACATAGAGTTTGTTGACAATCAAGATGTACTTGACTTGATTGAAAAG AAACCAGGTGGCATTATTGCACTTCTTGATGAAGCCTG CATGTTTCCAAAGTCCACACATGAGACATTGTCTCAAAAGCTGTATGAAAAGTTCAAGAACCACAAAAGGTTTACCAAACCAAAGCTTTCTCGGACTGCATTCACAATTCAACATTATGCTGGAGAT GTAACATATCAATCTGATCAATTCCTGGACAAGAACAAAGACTATGTGGTTGCAGAGCATCAAGAATTACTTAATGCTTCTAAGTGCTCTTTTGTATCAGTGTTATTTCCACCGGCAACAGAAGAGAACACAAAATCATCAAAGTCCTCGATCGCATCTCGCTTTAAG ATGCAACTTCACGAGCTCATGGAGACTTTGAGCTCTACAGAGCCACATTACATCAGATGTATAAAGCCAAATAGTGTCCTTAAGCCTGCTATTTTTGAGAACACTAATGTTCTTCAGCAGCTTCGATGCTCG GGTGTTCTTGAAGCCATTAGGATCAGCTGTGCTGGTTATCCCACGAGGAAACTATTCCATGATTTTCTACATCGCTTTCGTGTTCTTGCTCCTGAAATTCTGAAAGAGAA AAATGATGAAAAGGTCGCCTGCCAAAAGATTTTGGACAAAATAGGACTACAGGGTTATCAG ATAGGAAGAACTAAGGTATTCCTGAGGGCTGGTCAAATGGCTGAACTGGATGCTAGAAGAACAGAGATGCGAAATAATGCAGCAAGAGGCGTTCAAAGTCAATACCGTACCCATGTCGCTCGTGAGCAGTTCCTAGTACTACGAGACGCATCTATTTGTTTGCAGTCTTTTGTTAGAG CAAGATTGGCTTGTAAACAACATGAATTCCTGAGACAGCAAGCAGCAGCATTGAGAATTCAGAAAACCACCAGATGGTATTTTGCCTGGAAAACTTATTGCCAACTGCGCTTGTCAGCCGTTACATTGCAGGCAGGGCTAAGGGCCATGTCAGCTCGCAATGAATTCAACTTCAGAAAGAGAAATAAAGCTTCAGTCCATATCCAG TCCCAATGGCGCTGCCACAGAGATTACTCGAATTATATGAAGTTGAAGAGGGCAGCACTAACATATCAGTGTGCTTGGCGAAGAAGGGTTGCTAGGAAGGAGTTGCGGAAGCTCAAAATG GCTGCAAGAGATACACAAGCTCTAAAGGTGGCAAAAGAGAAACTTGAGGAACGTGTGGAAGAGCTAACAAGCCGCCTGGGCCTAGAGAAGAAACTAAGG GCTGATCTGGAGAAgtccaaagaagaagaagtttcAAAACTGAAGGTTGCTCTTCATGAGATGGAGCAGCGAGTTGAAGAAGTCAAAGCAAtgcaggaacaagaatcagctaAAAAGGCTGTTGAGGAAGCTCTAGCtcaagaaagagaaaagatCAGTTTGTTGACTACTGAAATTGAGGGCCTCAAG GCACTGCTAGTAGCTGAACGAGAGGAGAATGATGTAGCAAAGAAAGCACATGCCAATGCTCTGGAAATGAATGAAGAGTTAAATAAGAAAGTCAGTGATGCAGATGAAAAGATCAAGCAATTTAATGATACTGTACAGAG ACTAGAAGGGACTATAAGAGAAGGAGAGACCCTTTTGCTAACTGAAAGACAACAAAATGAAGCAGCTAGTGCTACACTTGCTGAATCTCAAGCAAGAAATGGAGCATTGGTAAGCAAGCTTGAAGATGCTGTCAAACAAAATGATCTCCTCCAGGAAACTGTTCAAAG ATTTGAAGAAGCCATGAAAAATCTGGAATCTTCTCTAACATTTGAGAAGCAACAGCACGAGGCAAGTTTGGTAGAACTAGCTGAAGCACGAGAAAAAATTGAAGAACTTCAAAGAGAAGTTGGGGACACTGATGAAAAATCCACCCTGCTTCAGACTGCTATACAAag CCTTGAAGAAAGATTAAGGGAGAAGGAGGCTCTATTGGCAACAGAAAGACAAGAAAGTGAAGCAACTAAAAAGTCGCTTAGTGAATCTGAGGATAGAAACCAGGAGTTACTCATGAAAACTGAAGTCACTGAAAAAGAAATTGCTCATTTCCAAGAAACTATCCAAAG ACATGAAGAAAATATGGCAGCACTGGAAACTTCGTTGAGATCTGAAAGGCAGCAAAATGATGCAATCATGAAACAACAAGCTGACTCTCAGGCGGAAATAGGAGAGCTGCAAAGGAAGCTTGAAGATGCTGATGGAAGAAACAAGCTTCTTCAAGATTCTTTACAGAG ACTTGAAGAAGATGCTACTGCACGAGAGGCTTTAATGGTTACTGAAAGGCAAGAAAACGAAGTGACAAAAAAGACACTAACAGAAGCTCTGGATCAAATCGAGGAATTAGTCAAAGAAGTTGAGTGTGCTAACCACAGTGTGCATCAGCTTCAAGATAGTATACAGAG ACTGGAACAGAGCGCAGTTGCAAGAGAGGCAACTTTACTAACAGAACGTCAGGAAAAAGATGCAATATCAAAAGCTTTAGCAGAGGCACAAGGAAGGATCGAAGGTTTACTGAAGGAAATTTATTCTGCTAGTAGAAAAACCGATCAACTTCAAAATACTATAGAaag ACTTGAACAAGAGGCCACTGCCAAAGAGGCTTTATTGCTTACAGAAAAGCAGGCACATGAGGCAACAAGGAAGACTCTCAGTGAAGTTCAGGAAAGGAATGAAGAATTGCTGAAGAATATTCATGATAATGATAAACATATTCTTCAGCTTCAGTTTACTATACAGAG GCTTGAGGAAACTACAGTTGCGAATGAGAATTTGCTGTTGAGAGAGAGGGAGCAGAATGATGCAACATCAAAAGCGCACGTTGAGAGtcaagaaaaatatgaagaaTTACTAAAGAAATTTGTTGATGTTGACAGGAAAATTGACCTTCTTCAAGGTACCATAGAAAG GCTTGGAGAAAATACAACAACAAAGGATGCTCTGCTGCTATCAGAGAGGCATGAAAAGGATGCAGTTAAAAAAGCACTTACTGAGGCTGATGAGAAAAATGAAGAGTTACTGATGAAAGTTGAAGATGCTAATGAAAAAATTGAACACCTTCAAACTATGATTATTAA GCTTGAAGATAATGTAGCTGCAAAAGATGTTTCTTTGGAAGCTGCGATGAAGGAAAATGACACAATCAGGAAATCTCTTACTGAAGCTCAAGAGAGAAATGATGAATTACTCAAGAAAATTAGTGACAGTGAATACAGGATCCACTTACTTCAAGACACTGTACAAAA GCTTCAAGTAGATGCAATATCAAGATTGTCTTCTTTTGTAATGGAAAAACAAGAAAGTGATGCTGCAAAAAGAGCTGTTACTGAAGCTCATGAAAGAAATGAAGATTTACTGAAGAGAAATGAGGACCTCCTCAAGAGGAATGATGATTTGATTAAGAAAATTGAAGAGTCTAGTAAAATTGTCATTCAACTTCAGGAAGCTCTACAAAG AATTGAAGGAAAAGCAGCCAACTTAGAGGCTGAGAACCAAGCTCTTCGTCAACAAGCAACTGCAACTCCACCATCTACTGCTAAATCTCCAGCTTCACGCTCAAAGATCACAAGGATCCAT AGAAGTCCAGAGAATGGCCATATTTTGAACGGTGACATGAGGCAAACTGAGATGAAGCCGTCGACTAGCACATCAGAAGCAATAACATCAGCA GGCAATGTTCCTGACTCGGGTGACCAAAAGGAATTTGAACATGGAGAAAAACTGCAAAGAATACCAAGACAGAAATATCAG CCTTCCCATCACCAGCAGCCCCAGGACGATCAGCAGTGGTTACTCACCTGTATTTCACAATATCTTGGATTTTCTGGGAGCAAACCTGTTGCAGCTCTCCTTATATACCAATGTCTTCTCCATTGGAAATCATTTGAAGCAATGAAGACGGGTGTCTTTGACAGCATTTTGCATGCTATAAACTCAGCCACAGAG GCTCAAAATGATATGAGAACATTGGCGTATTGGTTGTCCAACTTGTCTACGTTAACAGTTCTCCTTCAACGGTCATTCAAAACTACTAGGACGGCAATCTCAACTCCAAGGAGAAGATTTTCATCAGAGCGGATCTTTCATGGAAATCAAGCTCCAAATGCTGGGCTGGCTTATCTCAGTGGACAATCAGCTGTTGGTTCTGCTGGATTGCTTCAAGTTGAAGCAAAATATCCAGCTTTGCTATTCAAACAGCAGCTTGTGGATCTAATTGAAAAGGTTTATGGTATGATAAGTGACAGTGTGAAGAAGGAGCTAAACCCTTTGCTTGAATTGTGTATACAG GATCCACGAACTTCTCACTCAAGTCTTGCAAAAGGCCATCTTAATGGCATGGGTCAACAGAACCAACTCACACACTGGTTGGGCATTGTGAAAATCCTCACTAGCTACTTGGATGTACTGAAGGCAAATCAT GTTCCATCAATTTTGGTGCACAAACTTTTCACTCAAATATTCTCACTGATTGATGTTCAACTATTTAACCG ATTACTTTTGCGGCGTGAGTGCTGTTCATTTAGTAACGGGGAATATGTCAGAGCTGGACTAGCTGAACTAAAACATTGGTCTGACAATGCTACTAGAGAG TTTGCAGGTTCAGCATGGGAGGCTTTGAGGCACATCAGACAAGCTGTCGATTTCCTG GTGATTTCTCTTAAGCCAATGAGGACATTAAGAGAGATACGCACTGATGTGTGCCCT GCCCTCAGCATACAACAGCTAGAGCGAATAGTTAGTATGTACTGGGATGATGTGAATGGTACAAACACTATTTCAGCAGAG TTTACATCGAGCTTGAAATCTGCTGTACGTGAGGAATCGAATATGGCCACAAGTTTTTCTATACTCCTAGATGATGATTCCAG TATACCTTTTTCACTTGATGATATTACAAAGACATTGCCAGCCATTGAGGTGGCTGATGATGACTTGCTGCCTTTTGTCCATGAAAACCCAAGCTTTGCGTTTTTATTGCAAAGAGGGGAGTAG